A DNA window from Desertibacillus haloalkaliphilus contains the following coding sequences:
- a CDS encoding DUF3055 domain-containing protein — MSERFYLYDDTEETKTRFVSFMGENQRFDLAITSTSRHYGKHLVLDMLSNRFAIIGSDDLDEPGYLEQVYNISEEDASELRSFLYEVV, encoded by the coding sequence ATGTCAGAACGCTTTTATCTTTATGATGATACTGAGGAAACGAAAACGAGGTTTGTGAGCTTCATGGGGGAAAACCAACGCTTTGACCTTGCGATTACGTCAACGTCAAGGCATTACGGCAAGCACCTTGTGTTAGACATGCTTTCAAACCGCTTTGCGATTATTGGCTCTGATGACCTTGATGAGCCTGGATATCTTGAGCAGGTGTATAACATTAGTGAAGAAGATGCTAGTGAACTTCGCTCGTTCTTATATGAGGTTGTCTAA